The following proteins are encoded in a genomic region of Methylobacterium tardum:
- a CDS encoding cysteine hydrolase family protein, whose amino-acid sequence MIRPMNPALYRRPRSVPVLVLVDMQQEYEVAGRPLALPEIAPALENCRLALNHARESGIQVAYVRWIGAPLFQAGTRFARWIEGFEPHGCDMIFDRDRPSCFASPAFADVMERGCPPLVVAGFAGEAACLATAIDGYHRGQEVTFLADASASHDMDGIAAADIHRSISAVMRSFADVTDTHSWIAASSPFRPIAALSMPNARQ is encoded by the coding sequence ATGATCCGTCCGATGAACCCGGCGCTCTATCGCCGTCCGCGCAGCGTGCCCGTGCTGGTGCTGGTCGACATGCAGCAGGAGTATGAGGTCGCGGGGCGACCGCTCGCCTTGCCGGAGATCGCTCCAGCGCTGGAGAATTGCCGCCTCGCCCTCAACCACGCGCGCGAGAGCGGGATCCAGGTCGCCTATGTCCGCTGGATCGGCGCCCCGCTGTTTCAGGCCGGTACGCGCTTCGCCCGATGGATCGAGGGGTTCGAGCCGCACGGCTGCGACATGATCTTCGATCGGGACCGGCCCTCCTGCTTCGCCAGCCCGGCTTTCGCCGACGTGATGGAGCGCGGCTGCCCGCCGCTCGTCGTCGCGGGCTTTGCCGGCGAGGCAGCCTGCCTCGCCACCGCCATCGACGGCTACCATCGGGGGCAGGAGGTCACCTTCCTCGCCGATGCATCCGCGAGCCATGACATGGACGGCATCGCGGCGGCCGACATCCACCGGTCGATCAGCGCGGTGATGCGCTCGTTCGCGGACGTGACCGACACGCATTCCTGGATCGCCGCGTCCTCACCCTTCAGGCCGATCGCGGCCCTTTCGATGCCGAACGCACGCCAATGA
- a CDS encoding GNAT family N-acetyltransferase, with protein MAALLSGTFDASDPDTRFVARQHERPAGIYLWVIHARGRLAAAVALMLQRISTPLCGEVDLYARAATAEGADYLSGMGFTKGAAWNGQRAPGLYMFRRSKPAERLPPYDSHRPGGTGPSVAVARSMEDLSRVIALRAAVYMAEQACPYEEEFDGNDLSATHLIGYIGDEPAGCLRIRFFADFAKIERLAVRAEHRNTRMAFALVRAGIELARVKGYRRLYGHAQKRLVGFWGRFGFRVFEGAQELVFSDFDYVEMLMEAEPHPQAIGIGVDPYVIIRPEGRWHRAGALDRSRTRAVTRPSIDQKAAAR; from the coding sequence ATGGCCGCGCTTCTCTCGGGCACGTTCGACGCGAGCGATCCGGATACCCGGTTCGTTGCCCGGCAGCACGAGCGGCCCGCCGGTATCTACCTCTGGGTGATCCATGCCCGCGGGCGGCTTGCCGCGGCCGTCGCCCTGATGCTCCAGCGAATCTCCACGCCCCTGTGCGGCGAGGTCGACCTCTACGCGCGCGCCGCGACGGCCGAGGGTGCCGATTATCTCTCCGGGATGGGTTTCACCAAGGGCGCTGCCTGGAACGGCCAGCGCGCACCCGGGCTCTACATGTTCCGCCGGTCGAAACCCGCCGAGCGGCTGCCGCCCTACGACAGTCACCGCCCCGGCGGGACGGGCCCGAGCGTCGCGGTCGCGCGCAGCATGGAGGATCTCTCCCGCGTCATCGCGCTGCGCGCCGCGGTGTACATGGCGGAACAGGCCTGCCCGTACGAGGAGGAGTTCGACGGCAACGACCTCTCCGCCACGCACCTGATCGGCTACATCGGTGACGAGCCCGCGGGCTGCCTGCGAATCCGCTTCTTCGCCGATTTCGCCAAGATCGAGCGCCTCGCCGTCCGCGCCGAGCACCGCAACACGCGCATGGCCTTCGCGCTCGTTCGGGCCGGCATCGAACTCGCGCGGGTGAAGGGCTATCGGCGCCTCTACGGACACGCGCAGAAACGCCTCGTCGGTTTCTGGGGCCGCTTCGGCTTCCGCGTGTTCGAAGGTGCCCAGGAGCTGGTCTTCTCCGATTTCGACTATGTCGAGATGCTGATGGAGGCCGAACCGCATCCCCAGGCCATCGGGATCGGCGTCGATCCCTACGTGATCATCCGCCCCGAGGGACGCTGGCATCGGGCCGGCGCTCTCGATCGCTCCCGGACCCGGGCGGTCACCCGGCCCTCAATCGATCAGAAGGCGGCGGCGCGATGA
- a CDS encoding LysR family transcriptional regulator, protein MEHVPVLDTGMPDWQDLRLFLELDRRGSFRAAANVVGLSINTLRRRIDDLEARLGMTLLTRHADGIRLTAEGESILAATQSMEAAAYSVLRARDAVSATPAGEVRIAVTEGLGTFWLAPRLVEFQRANPRLVVDLRCTMDPADVARLEAEIAVQLVRPVNPDLKVVKLGRLHVMAFAARSYLDIYGVPTSIEDAARHRIVLQVSGQTVSMAEYDRHTPGMPQSGYVTLKTNVSSAHYWSVANGAGIGWLPTYASAIGARLVPIDGLVQLGFDIWLTYHPDAERIDRVRRAIDWIRGSFDPVRYPWFRDSFIHPRDLPAAIKGGAAAELFGGFAGMER, encoded by the coding sequence ATGGAACACGTCCCTGTGCTCGATACCGGTATGCCGGACTGGCAGGACCTACGGCTCTTTCTGGAGCTTGACCGGCGGGGTAGCTTCCGCGCTGCGGCCAACGTCGTGGGCCTTTCCATCAACACCCTGCGCCGCAGGATCGACGATCTGGAGGCGCGGCTCGGCATGACGCTGCTGACCCGTCATGCCGACGGGATCCGGCTGACCGCGGAGGGCGAATCGATCCTGGCGGCGACGCAATCGATGGAGGCCGCCGCCTACTCGGTTCTCAGAGCCCGGGATGCGGTCTCGGCCACGCCGGCCGGTGAAGTGCGCATCGCGGTCACCGAAGGTCTCGGAACCTTCTGGCTCGCTCCGCGGCTCGTCGAGTTCCAGCGGGCGAATCCGAGGCTCGTTGTGGACCTGCGCTGCACGATGGATCCGGCGGACGTCGCGCGGCTCGAAGCCGAGATCGCGGTTCAGCTGGTCCGGCCGGTCAATCCGGACCTGAAGGTCGTCAAGCTCGGGCGGCTTCACGTCATGGCCTTCGCCGCCCGCAGCTATCTCGACATCTACGGTGTTCCGACCAGCATCGAGGACGCGGCGCGACACCGGATCGTGCTTCAGGTGTCGGGGCAAACGGTGAGCATGGCCGAATATGACCGTCATACGCCCGGCATGCCGCAATCGGGCTACGTGACGCTCAAGACGAACGTCAGCAGCGCCCATTACTGGTCGGTGGCCAACGGCGCCGGGATCGGCTGGCTGCCGACCTATGCATCGGCGATCGGTGCCCGGTTGGTCCCGATCGATGGTCTTGTGCAGCTGGGCTTCGATATCTGGCTGACCTACCACCCGGATGCCGAGCGGATCGATCGGGTGCGTCGGGCGATCGATTGGATCCGCGGCAGCTTCGATCCGGTCCGGTATCCCTGGTTTCGCGATTCCTTCATCCACCCGCGGGATCTCCCGGCGGCGATCAAGGGTGGCGCCGCCGCCGAGCTGTTCGGCGGCTTTGCCGGGATGGAACGGTAA
- a CDS encoding urease subunit gamma codes for MLLTPREKDKLLIAMAAQVARNRLARGVKLNHPEAVALITDSVVEGARDGRTVAELMQAGASVLTADQVMAGVPEMIHDIQVEATFPDGTKLVTVHHPIRGAPSADVPGAVTTQPGEIVFNAGAERTVIEVANVGDRPIQVGSHYHFFEVNPGLVFPREQARGKRLDIAPGTAVRFEPGSTREVALVPLSGGRTVYGFRGDVMGKL; via the coding sequence GTGCTGCTGACGCCCCGCGAAAAGGACAAGCTGCTGATCGCCATGGCGGCACAGGTGGCACGGAATCGCTTGGCGCGTGGCGTCAAGCTCAACCACCCGGAGGCCGTGGCGCTGATCACCGACTCCGTGGTCGAGGGCGCGCGGGACGGTCGGACCGTGGCGGAGTTGATGCAGGCGGGTGCCAGCGTGCTCACGGCCGACCAGGTGATGGCGGGGGTCCCCGAGATGATCCACGACATTCAGGTGGAGGCCACCTTCCCGGACGGCACGAAGCTCGTCACTGTCCATCATCCGATCCGCGGGGCGCCGTCTGCCGACGTTCCCGGTGCGGTGACGACCCAGCCCGGCGAGATCGTGTTCAACGCCGGTGCAGAGCGGACCGTAATCGAGGTCGCTAATGTCGGGGACCGGCCGATCCAGGTCGGCTCGCACTACCATTTCTTCGAGGTCAATCCGGGCCTCGTGTTCCCGCGCGAGCAGGCCCGCGGCAAGCGCCTCGACATCGCGCCGGGCACCGCCGTGCGCTTCGAGCCGGGATCCACCCGGGAAGTCGCGCTGGTTCCGCTGTCCGGCGGACGCACCGTCTACGGGTTCCGCGGCGACGTGATGGGCAAGCTCTGA
- a CDS encoding urease accessory protein UreE has product MIRATRVLRRDTLTGGEIADRVVLDHGDRHRRRVAMRGLGGLGFLLDLPESTVLDDGDALILEDGRLVWIEAAPERLLEIRAPSDHALKRLIWHIGNRHIPAEIGADAVWIAFDHVLAEMVRGLGGSAEAVERPFRPEGGAYSGGHAHGHDHPQGGHHHHHHAGN; this is encoded by the coding sequence ATGATCCGCGCCACCCGCGTCCTTCGCCGAGACACCCTGACCGGCGGTGAGATCGCCGACCGCGTCGTTCTCGATCACGGCGACCGGCATCGGCGCCGCGTGGCCATGCGGGGCCTCGGCGGCCTCGGCTTCCTCCTCGATCTTCCGGAATCGACCGTCCTGGACGATGGCGACGCCCTCATCCTCGAGGATGGCCGGCTCGTGTGGATCGAGGCGGCACCCGAGCGCCTGCTCGAGATCCGGGCGCCGAGCGACCACGCGCTGAAGCGCCTCATCTGGCACATCGGCAACCGGCACATCCCGGCCGAGATCGGCGCGGATGCCGTCTGGATCGCGTTCGACCACGTCCTCGCCGAGATGGTCCGGGGCCTCGGCGGCAGCGCCGAGGCGGTGGAGCGCCCGTTCCGGCCGGAGGGCGGCGCCTATTCCGGCGGCCACGCACACGGCCACGACCACCCGCAGGGCGGCCATCACCATCACCACCATGCCGGCAACTGA
- a CDS encoding urease accessory protein UreF — MPATETLDALRLMAWLSPGYPVGAYAYSHGLEWAVEAGDVRDEATLLAWLGDVCERGALRNDLILAAQTHRAAQRGAVQAVVDLNDLALALAPSRELHLETSQQGRSFLDATLGAWPDPELAALAQHLPGPIAYAVAVGAAAGTHDMALPPVLAAYGLAFVQNLVSAALRAAPVGQAAGTRVIAALTPRVVALADEARDADLDALGAATFRLDLGSFRHETQYSRIFRS; from the coding sequence ATGCCGGCAACTGAGACCCTCGACGCGCTCCGCCTGATGGCGTGGCTGTCGCCGGGCTATCCGGTCGGTGCCTACGCGTACTCGCACGGCCTGGAATGGGCCGTCGAGGCGGGGGACGTCCGCGATGAGGCGACATTGTTGGCGTGGCTCGGCGACGTGTGCGAGCGCGGTGCCCTGCGCAACGACCTTATCCTCGCGGCCCAGACCCACCGGGCCGCGCAGCGCGGCGCGGTGCAGGCGGTGGTCGACCTCAACGACCTCGCCCTCGCCCTGGCCCCGTCCCGCGAGTTGCATCTCGAGACCAGTCAGCAAGGGCGGAGCTTCCTCGACGCGACGCTCGGCGCATGGCCCGATCCGGAATTGGCAGCCCTGGCGCAACATCTGCCGGGACCGATCGCCTACGCGGTTGCCGTCGGGGCAGCGGCCGGCACCCACGACATGGCGCTCCCGCCGGTGCTTGCCGCCTACGGCCTGGCCTTCGTGCAGAACCTCGTGTCGGCGGCCCTGCGGGCGGCGCCCGTCGGTCAGGCGGCCGGGACCCGGGTCATCGCCGCCCTGACCCCGCGTGTCGTGGCCCTCGCAGATGAGGCCCGGGACGCGGATCTCGACGCCCTTGGCGCCGCCACCTTCCGGCTCGATCTCGGCTCCTTCCGGCACGAGACCCAGTATTCCCGCATCTTTCGATCCTGA
- the ureG gene encoding urease accessory protein UreG, translated as MTSPNGPLRVGIGGPVGSGKTALMEQLCKRFRDRYEICAITNDIYTKEDARILTVAGALPEERILGVETGGCPHTAIREDASINLAAVAEMSRRFPKLDLVLIESGGDNLAATFSPELADITLYVIDVAGGEKIPRKGGPGITRSDLLIVNKTDLAPLVGADLSVMEADTRRMRGTRPYVFASLRGGAGADDVARFVEEAGGLGR; from the coding sequence ATGACCTCGCCGAACGGCCCTCTTCGCGTCGGGATCGGTGGACCCGTCGGGTCCGGCAAGACCGCCCTGATGGAGCAGCTCTGCAAGCGCTTCCGAGACCGCTACGAGATCTGCGCGATCACCAACGACATCTACACGAAGGAGGATGCGCGCATCCTCACCGTGGCCGGCGCCCTGCCGGAGGAGCGCATCCTCGGTGTCGAGACCGGCGGCTGTCCCCACACCGCGATTCGCGAGGACGCCTCGATTAACCTCGCGGCCGTCGCCGAGATGAGCCGGCGCTTCCCGAAGCTCGATCTGGTGCTGATCGAATCCGGCGGCGACAATCTCGCGGCGACCTTCTCGCCGGAACTCGCCGACATCACGCTCTACGTAATCGACGTCGCCGGAGGCGAGAAGATCCCGCGCAAGGGCGGTCCGGGCATCACCCGCTCTGACCTGCTGATCGTCAACAAGACCGATCTGGCGCCGCTGGTCGGCGCGGACCTGTCGGTCATGGAGGCCGATACGCGACGGATGCGCGGCACGCGTCCCTACGTCTTCGCGTCGCTGCGGGGCGGTGCCGGAGCGGACGACGTGGCGCGCTTCGTCGAAGAGGCGGGCGGTCTCGGCCGCTGA
- a CDS encoding DUF3311 domain-containing protein → MRNLRWLAALPFIGVLVGPFFLNRVEPFVLGLPLLLAWLVFCVLGTSAIMALIYVTDPENRAPEDR, encoded by the coding sequence ATGCGAAATCTGCGGTGGCTCGCGGCGCTGCCCTTTATCGGCGTGCTGGTCGGCCCCTTCTTCCTGAACCGGGTCGAGCCCTTCGTTCTCGGGCTACCGCTGCTCCTGGCGTGGCTGGTGTTCTGCGTGCTCGGGACCTCGGCCATCATGGCCCTGATCTATGTCACCGACCCTGAGAACCGCGCCCCGGAGGATCGGTGA
- a CDS encoding sodium:solute symporter family protein: MSIALIIVAAGFVLAIGLGLYARLGREMGLEQWTVGGRGFGTALVFLLMAGEIYTTFTFLGGSGIAYGKGGPAYYILCYLTLAYITSYWMLPPVWRYAKQHGLYTQPDFFARKYGSRALGILVALVGIVALVPYLVLQFKGLGIIVSTASYGALSSATSAVWIGAAALTAYVVVSGVHGSAWTAVIKDTSILALVIFLGIYLPIHYYGGYEGLFGAIEAAKPGFLALPAKGQSPTWFSSTVLLTALGGYMWPHTFASLYTAREPAAFRRNAVILPIYQLINLFVFMIGFTAVLQVPGLTGPDVDLSLFKLSLQSFPPWFIGVIGATGVLTALVPGSMILIAGVTLIANNLVRPLRPTMDDAATARLCKILVPVLALICVGFTLSGGDTIVQLLLMGYNFVTQLFPCFITSLMRRNPLDRRAAMAGIIAGVATVAVTVLSGFSLASLPFLGPLQDVNVGIVALGVNLLVTAAVAQATRASSTAQARAAE, from the coding sequence ATGAGCATCGCGCTGATCATCGTCGCGGCCGGCTTCGTCCTGGCGATCGGCCTCGGGCTCTATGCCCGCCTCGGCCGGGAGATGGGCTTGGAACAGTGGACGGTCGGCGGCCGTGGCTTCGGCACCGCGCTGGTCTTCCTGCTGATGGCGGGCGAGATCTACACCACCTTCACGTTCCTGGGCGGGTCCGGCATCGCCTACGGCAAGGGCGGCCCGGCCTACTACATCCTCTGCTACCTGACGCTCGCCTACATCACGTCGTACTGGATGCTGCCGCCGGTCTGGCGCTACGCGAAGCAGCACGGCCTCTACACGCAGCCGGATTTCTTCGCGCGCAAATACGGCAGCCGGGCCCTCGGCATCCTGGTGGCGCTGGTGGGGATCGTCGCCCTCGTTCCCTACCTGGTTCTCCAGTTCAAAGGCCTGGGCATCATCGTCTCGACCGCCTCCTATGGGGCGCTCTCCTCGGCGACGAGCGCGGTCTGGATCGGCGCCGCGGCCCTGACGGCCTACGTGGTCGTCTCAGGCGTCCACGGTTCGGCCTGGACGGCGGTCATCAAGGACACGAGCATCCTCGCCCTGGTGATCTTCCTCGGGATCTACCTGCCCATCCATTATTACGGCGGCTACGAGGGCCTGTTCGGAGCGATCGAAGCCGCCAAGCCCGGCTTCCTGGCGTTGCCGGCGAAGGGCCAGAGCCCGACCTGGTTCTCGAGCACGGTCCTGCTCACGGCGCTGGGCGGCTACATGTGGCCGCACACCTTCGCGTCGCTCTACACGGCGCGCGAGCCCGCCGCCTTCCGGCGCAACGCCGTGATCCTGCCGATCTATCAGCTGATCAACCTGTTCGTGTTCATGATCGGCTTCACCGCCGTGCTGCAGGTGCCCGGCCTGACCGGGCCGGACGTCGACCTGTCTCTGTTCAAGCTCTCGCTCCAGAGCTTTCCGCCCTGGTTCATCGGGGTGATCGGCGCCACCGGCGTGCTCACCGCCCTCGTGCCCGGCTCGATGATCCTGATCGCCGGCGTGACCCTGATCGCCAACAACCTCGTCCGGCCACTGCGGCCGACCATGGACGATGCCGCGACAGCGCGGCTCTGCAAGATCCTCGTGCCGGTGCTGGCGCTGATCTGCGTCGGCTTCACGCTCAGCGGCGGCGACACGATCGTTCAGCTGCTGCTGATGGGCTACAACTTCGTAACCCAGCTGTTCCCCTGCTTCATCACGAGCCTGATGCGGCGCAATCCGCTGGATCGGCGCGCGGCCATGGCCGGGATCATCGCCGGCGTCGCGACCGTGGCGGTCACCGTCCTCAGCGGATTCAGCCTCGCGAGTCTGCCCTTCCTGGGTCCGCTTCAGGACGTGAATGTCGGCATCGTGGCGCTGGGGGTGAACCTGCTGGTGACCGCAGCGGTGGCGCAGGCGACCCGCGCCAGTTCGACGGCCCAGGCGCGGGCGGCGGAGTGA
- a CDS encoding ABC transporter permease, with translation MTWVTRTALVAGLCFLYAPILVLIAYSFNASPLVTVWGGLSGRWYGALFSDAPLLAAAWVSLKVAILSSLVATILGTLAALVLERHGRFHGRALFTGLVFGPIVMPEVMIGLSLLLMFIGIGLDRGILTIVIAHATFCTGFVAVLVAARLRGLDRSLEEAAADLGATPIRVLTTVTLPLLAPAIAAGALLAFTLSLDDLVIASFVSGPGSATLPMRLYSEVRLGVNPEINAASTLLVGLVSAAVLLASWLTARRGQA, from the coding sequence ATGACCTGGGTCACGCGCACCGCCCTCGTGGCCGGGCTCTGCTTCCTCTACGCCCCGATCCTGGTGCTGATCGCCTACTCGTTCAACGCGTCGCCCCTCGTGACGGTGTGGGGCGGCTTGTCCGGCCGCTGGTACGGCGCGCTGTTCTCCGACGCGCCCCTGCTTGCCGCGGCCTGGGTCTCGTTGAAGGTCGCGATCCTCTCGAGCCTCGTCGCGACGATCCTCGGCACGCTCGCAGCGCTGGTTCTGGAGCGGCACGGCCGATTCCATGGGCGCGCCCTGTTCACGGGCCTCGTCTTCGGGCCGATCGTGATGCCCGAGGTGATGATCGGCCTGTCGCTGCTGCTGATGTTCATCGGCATCGGCCTGGATCGCGGCATCCTGACGATCGTCATCGCGCACGCCACCTTCTGCACCGGCTTCGTGGCCGTGCTCGTGGCGGCGCGGCTGCGCGGCCTCGACCGGTCCCTCGAGGAGGCGGCCGCCGACCTCGGCGCGACGCCGATCCGCGTGCTGACGACCGTGACCCTGCCGTTGCTGGCACCGGCGATTGCGGCCGGTGCGCTCCTCGCGTTCACCCTGTCCCTCGACGACCTCGTTATCGCGAGCTTCGTCTCGGGCCCGGGCTCGGCGACGCTGCCGATGCGGCTCTACAGCGAGGTCCGCCTCGGCGTGAATCCCGAGATCAACGCCGCCTCGACGCTGCTGGTCGGACTCGTGAGTGCAGCCGTGCTTCTGGCCTCCTGGCTGACCGCCCGACGCGGACAAGCCTGA
- a CDS encoding ABC transporter permease — MSGRPRTVFDRIVRLPPLVWLSAFFLLPFAITLKISLSEPATAIPPYLPLLDWRAGLEGWSIFLEGLNLDNYATLYLDPLYRDAAIGSLSYAGLGSLILVALGTPLAYALARAPSRWQPLLVALVVVPFWTSFLIRIYAWIAILKPEGLLNLVLLRLGLIAGPLTILNTDAAVIIGLVYAYLPFMVLPLYAVMNRLDPTLREAAADLGASPTRVFWSVTLPLSLPGIAAGAGLCFIPMVGEFVIPDLLGGSETLMLGRVLWSEFFSNRDWPLASAVAVLILAIVIGPVILFRDSLRAGEGEDAGA, encoded by the coding sequence ATGAGCGGCAGACCCCGCACCGTATTCGACCGGATCGTCCGCCTGCCGCCCCTCGTCTGGCTGTCGGCGTTCTTTCTCCTGCCGTTCGCGATCACGCTGAAGATCAGCCTGTCCGAGCCGGCCACCGCGATCCCGCCCTACCTGCCGCTGCTCGACTGGCGGGCCGGCCTCGAAGGCTGGTCGATCTTCCTCGAAGGACTCAACCTCGACAATTACGCGACGCTCTATCTTGACCCACTCTACCGCGACGCCGCCATCGGGTCGCTGAGCTACGCGGGCCTCGGCAGCCTGATCCTCGTGGCGCTCGGCACCCCACTGGCCTACGCCCTCGCGCGGGCTCCGTCGCGCTGGCAGCCGCTCCTCGTCGCCCTGGTGGTGGTGCCGTTCTGGACGAGCTTCCTGATCCGCATCTACGCCTGGATCGCGATCCTCAAGCCGGAGGGCCTGCTCAATCTCGTCCTCCTCCGGCTGGGCCTGATCGCCGGGCCGCTGACGATCCTCAACACGGACGCGGCGGTGATCATCGGCCTCGTCTACGCCTACCTGCCGTTCATGGTGCTGCCGCTCTACGCGGTGATGAACCGCCTCGATCCCACCCTGCGCGAGGCCGCCGCGGATCTCGGCGCGTCGCCGACGCGGGTGTTCTGGAGCGTGACCCTGCCGCTCAGCCTGCCCGGCATCGCGGCCGGCGCCGGCCTGTGCTTCATCCCGATGGTCGGCGAGTTCGTGATCCCGGACCTGCTCGGCGGGTCCGAGACCCTGATGCTCGGCCGGGTGCTGTGGAGCGAGTTCTTCTCGAACCGCGACTGGCCGCTCGCCTCGGCGGTCGCCGTCCTGATCCTGGCCATCGTCATCGGACCGGTCATCCTGTTCCGCGACAGCCTGCGCGCGGGCGAAGGCGAGGACGCGGGGGCATGA
- a CDS encoding ABC transporter ATP-binding protein — translation MSGAPAPRLRLQDVSKRFGGHRAVDAVTLDLEPGEFFCLLGPSGCGKSTLLRMIAGFEAPTAGRICLGEQDLTGLPPHRRPVNMMFQSYALFPHMSVAANIGYGLKGLGRDAATTRVADLLRLVRLDGFGGRRPDTLSGGQRQRVALARALAREPKVLLLDEPLGALDRGLREETQGELRSVQRRLGTAFVVVTHDPEEAMMLADRIGVMEAGRLVQVGPPAELYRRPASRFVAGLLGDVNLIAGTLGPEGPDGVRAVKTAYGTVHGTVGAPLADDAAVVVAVRPEDIVLGGLEGLPVVVADATFLGDRLRRTLRMPDGTTLRSSGRPGDAVPPIGSDTRAGFAAGAAVILPA, via the coding sequence TTGTCGGGTGCGCCGGCGCCGCGCCTGCGGCTTCAGGATGTGAGCAAGCGCTTCGGCGGCCACCGCGCCGTCGACGCGGTGACGCTCGACCTCGAGCCCGGGGAGTTCTTCTGCCTGCTGGGCCCGTCTGGCTGCGGGAAGAGCACCCTCCTGCGCATGATCGCAGGCTTCGAGGCGCCGACGGCCGGTCGCATCTGCCTCGGCGAGCAGGATCTCACCGGGCTGCCGCCGCATCGTCGCCCCGTGAACATGATGTTCCAGTCCTACGCGCTCTTCCCGCACATGAGCGTGGCGGCCAATATCGGTTACGGTCTGAAGGGTCTGGGCCGGGACGCAGCCACGACGCGGGTGGCGGATCTGCTGCGCCTCGTCCGCCTCGACGGCTTCGGCGGCCGCCGTCCCGACACCCTCTCGGGCGGCCAGCGGCAGCGCGTCGCCCTGGCCCGCGCGCTCGCCCGCGAGCCCAAGGTGCTGCTCCTCGACGAGCCCCTCGGCGCCCTGGATCGCGGCTTGCGTGAAGAGACCCAGGGCGAGTTGCGGTCCGTGCAAAGACGCCTGGGCACCGCCTTCGTGGTCGTGACCCATGATCCCGAGGAGGCGATGATGCTGGCCGACCGGATCGGCGTCATGGAGGCGGGCCGGCTCGTCCAGGTCGGGCCGCCGGCGGAACTCTATCGCCGGCCGGCCAGCCGCTTCGTGGCAGGATTGCTCGGCGACGTGAACCTCATCGCCGGCACGCTCGGCCCCGAGGGGCCCGACGGCGTCCGCGCAGTCAAGACGGCCTACGGCACGGTGCATGGGACCGTCGGAGCGCCGCTTGCGGACGACGCCGCGGTGGTGGTCGCCGTCCGGCCGGAGGACATCGTTCTCGGAGGTCTGGAGGGGCTGCCGGTCGTGGTCGCGGACGCGACCTTTCTGGGTGACCGTCTGCGCCGGACGCTGCGTATGCCGGACGGCACGACCCTGCGGTCCAGCGGGCGACCCGGGGACGCTGTTCCTCCGATCGGTTCCGACACACGCGCCGGCTTCGCGGCCGGCGCTGCAGTGATCCTGCCCGCATGA
- a CDS encoding Crp/Fnr family transcriptional regulator, which yields MARLGTIPFFKDPGIELSTYEARCHWRRFDENEVLADFDDISTDVYFIATGEVRILNRTQSGKEVILGEMRGGAFFGELAAIDGIGRSANVTALTRGEVCVVPAAVFRQMVFASEAIADRLFRLLAKRVRELNTRLMEHALLDLKHRLYAELLRLSVPRTGASGERVVSPPPYHHVLAARIGCRREQVTREFTAMAAEGLVDRTRGALVLRRPDLLEARVAEALREDS from the coding sequence ATGGCGCGGTTGGGGACGATACCCTTCTTCAAGGATCCGGGCATCGAGCTCAGCACCTACGAGGCCCGCTGCCATTGGCGGCGCTTCGACGAGAACGAGGTTCTCGCCGACTTCGACGACATCTCCACCGACGTCTATTTCATCGCCACCGGCGAAGTCCGCATCCTGAACCGGACCCAGTCCGGCAAGGAGGTGATCCTCGGCGAGATGCGCGGCGGCGCGTTCTTCGGCGAGCTGGCGGCGATCGACGGGATCGGCCGCTCGGCCAACGTCACGGCGCTGACCCGCGGCGAGGTCTGCGTCGTGCCGGCCGCGGTGTTCCGGCAGATGGTCTTCGCCTCGGAAGCGATCGCGGACCGGCTGTTCCGGCTGCTGGCGAAGCGCGTGCGCGAGCTGAACACCCGGCTGATGGAGCACGCGCTGCTCGACCTGAAGCACCGCCTCTACGCCGAATTGCTGCGCCTCTCGGTCCCGCGCACCGGCGCCTCCGGCGAGCGGGTCGTCTCGCCGCCGCCCTATCACCATGTCCTCGCCGCCCGGATCGGCTGCCGCCGCGAGCAGGTCACCCGTGAGTTCACCGCGATGGCCGCGGAAGGGCTGGTCGATCGCACCCGCGGCGCGCTGGTCCTGCGCCGGCCGGACCTCCTCGAAGCGCGCGTCGCCGAGGCGCTGCGCGAGGATTCCTGA